A region from the Bactrocera dorsalis isolate Fly_Bdor chromosome 1, ASM2337382v1, whole genome shotgun sequence genome encodes:
- the LOC115066416 gene encoding uncharacterized protein LOC115066416 isoform X2 encodes MVLKIFVFFFCLFYFGSIGNTSKISYVFSRREDPCPFIWDRPPHTVLVPSTEIRPGNTGSRHHIIPFQILRSFFNTALLQTTLASRVAQYLSAYISTIAAQFISNGESIQSQNQITIPIDDEVVITVDPLEEMFAALTWLPGNIFIGPPPAVRYGDDPLNQRGGDPGNAFEQYANRIIRDDTHFTALQNLNRDMQRYVNNPLDVNLFHQIMQNLDIVNRRTTPFPFDAQDWQIVNGEYFIRDRRREKRSENQILQPPIISYTEPLTDDDPFDYYVGFCRAVKRQLTASHFSSINEKTIEADDRMILDCPKNTHIIVKQATLDTTSWVLVFLTIGLACLPGHCEEHDKTEGIKKLCDNKKSCLFSDRDTEGMGVDVKYYCADVLTPLRERKELQRPVRFSSTEFELNCPLDYAIRITKAMRYSSSFYWCIIDDCTEKDITPIFREKCDGENPCKNKLDNWGLQPITVDFSCIPNPSMFVS; translated from the exons ATGGtgctcaaaatttttgtttttttcttttgcctgTTTTATTTCG gttCAATAGGAAATACCAGCAAAATAAGTTATGTTTTCAGTAGGCGGGAAGATCCATGTCCTTTTATATGGGACCGCCCGCCACATACCGTGTTGGTGCCCTCCACTGAAATTCGTCCTGGAAATACTGGTAGCCGACATCACATAATACCATTTCAGATTCTGCGTAGTTTTTTTAATACTGCCTTGCTACAAACCACGCTAGCATCGCGCGTCGCGCAATACTTATCAGCATACATTTCTACAATAGCGGCACAATTTATTTCCAATGGCGAATCTATACAGAGTCAAAATCAAATTACGATTCCTATAGACGATGAAGTGGTTATCACCGTTGATCCATTGGAAGAAATGTTTGCAGCGCTTACATGGTTACctggaaatatatttatagggCCACCACCAGCTGTTCGTTACGGTGACGACCCGTTGAACCAGAGAGGCGGAGATCCCGGTAACGCATTCGAGCAGTACGCAAATAGAATAATCAGAGACGATACACACTTTACTGCTCTACAAAATCTCAATCGCGATATGCAACGTTATGTCAATAATCCTTTAGatgtaaatttgtttcatcaaataaTGCAGAATTTAGATATTGTCAACAGAAGAACTACACCTTTTCCATTCGATGCACAGGATTGGCAAATAGTTAATGGAGAGTATTTCATTCGCGATAGGCGTAGAGAGAAACGATCCGAAAACCAAATCCTACAACCGCCAATCATATCCTACACGGAGCCATTAACTGATGATGATCCTTTCGATTATTATGTTGGATTCTGTAGAGCGGTAAAGCGACAATTAACGGCCAGTCATTTTTCGTCGATCAATGAAAAAACCATAGAAGCGGACGATAGAATGATACTTGATTGTCCCAAAAATACCCACATTATAGTAAAACAAGCCACCCTAGATACCACCTCTTGGGTACTCGTTTTTCTCACGATTGGGCTAGCATGCCTCCCGGGTCACTGCGAAGAGCACGACAAAACCGAaggaataaaaaagttgtgTGACAACAAAAAGTCATGCCTATTTTCTGATAGAGACACAGAGGGTATGGGTGTAGATGTGAAATATTATTGTGCGGATGTATTAACACCTCTAAGAGAAAGAAAAGAATTACAG AGACCTGTTCGCTTTAGTTCGACCGAATTTGAACTTAACTGCCCCTTGGATTATGCAATTCGAATTACTAAAGCAATGAGATACTCGTCCAGTTTTTATTGGTGTATTATTGATGATTGCACAGAAAAGGATATTACACCAATTTTCCGTGAAAAATGTGACGGAGAAAACCCATGCAAAAACAAACTTGATAATTGGGGCTTGCAACCAATAACCGTAGATTTTTCTTGCATCCCAAATCCATCCATGTTTGTGTCATGA
- the LOC125778480 gene encoding maltase A3-like, with protein sequence MTTRAFLVVTLLAFCGCSLTFAAKSWWETASFYQIYPRSFKDSDGDGVGDLNGVTSVLPYLKEIGITGTWLSPFLKSPMADFGYDISNFTDVDPLFGTMEDFERMVTKAKELDIKIILDFVPNHSSDECEWFIKSAARDPVYKDYYVWHPGKLVDGIRQPPNNWVSVFYGSAWQWHEERQEYYLHQFDKKQPDFNFRNPAVREAMNNVLRFWLEKGVDGFRIDAIYHAFEIEADEDGNYADEPVSGWSDDPQDYGYVRHIYTVDQWETPHLVYEWRQILKDYEAIHGGDERILMVETWSPIDIVMHYYGNETADGGQIPFNFQMISNLDYNSNAHHYAEMINRWFQYMPTGRTPNWVIGNHDKNRVGTRFGAERIDLFNILLLTLPGCSITYNGEEIGMTDVWISWEETVDPQACNNEQEGYEWRSRDPARTPHQWSDTANAGFTTGRNTWLPIAEDYKLVNVKRERGVALSHLNIFKNLQELRKTATLQDGETEVKALNDYVLAVKRSLGENYTYITLLNIFDHIENFNLHEHFADLPAEFEYVLITDRSIKRKGDKTPTSSVTLMPHESIVLKSSVRV encoded by the exons ATGACTACACGCGCCTTCTTGGTAGTGACTTTATTAGCCTTTTGTGGTTGTTCACTCACATTCGCCGCAAAGTCTTGGTGGGAAACCGCTTCGTTCTATCAGATTTATCCGCGTTCTTTCAAGGATAGCGATGGCGATGGTGTTGGCGATCTGAATGGTGTCACGAGTGTGCTACCATATCTGAAGGAGATCGGCATTACTGGCACTTGGTTGTCGCCCTTCCTCAAGTCGCCAATGGCAGATTTCGGTTATGATATCTCCAACTTTACAGACGTCGATCCACTATTCGGCACTATGGAGGACTTCGAGCGCATGGTGACCAAAGCCAAAGAGttggatataaaaataattttggactTTGTACCAAATCACTCAAGTGATGAGTGTGAATGGTTCATTAAATCGGCTGCTAGAGATCCCGTATACAAGGACTATTATGTCTGGCATCCAGGTAAGTTGGTGGATGGTATACGTCAACCGCCAAACAACTGGGTTAGCGTATTCTACGGTTCGGCATGGCAGTGGCATGAAGAGCGCCAAGAGTACTACCTACATCAGTTCGACAAAAAACAACCGGATTTCAATTTTCGCAACCCCGCAGTGCGCGAAGCAATGAAT AATGTCTTGCGCTTCTGGTTGGAGAAGGGTGTTGATGGTTTTCGCATTGATGCCATCTACCACGCCTTCGAGATTGAGGCTGATGAAGATGGTAACTATGCAGACGAGCCCGTGAGTGGTTGGAGTGACGATCCACAGGATTATGGTTATGTGCGCCACATTTACACGGTTGATCAGTGGGAGACACCGCATCTGGTGTATGAGTGGCGTCAGATCTTAAAGGATTACGAAGCAATTCATGGCGGCGATGAGCG TATTTTGATGGTCGAGACCTGGTCACCCATAGATATCGTCATGCATTACTACGGTAATGAGACCGCAGACGGTGGTCAAATACCCTTCAACTTCCAAATGATTTCTAATTTGGACTATAATTCCAATGCACATCATTATGCCGAAATGATCAACAGATGGTTCCAATATATGCCGACTGGTAGGACACCTAACTGGGTG ATAGGTAATCACGACAAGAATCGTGTCGGTACGCGTTTTGGTGCCGAACGCATTGACCTCTTCAATATACTCTTGCTCACACTGCCCGGCTGCAGTATCACCTACAATGGCGAGGAGATCGGCATGACTGACGTATGGATCTCCTGGGAGGAGACCGTCGACCCACAAGCGTGCAACAATGAGCAAGAGGGTTATGAGTGGCGTTCACGCGATCCGGCACGTACACCGCACCAGTGGAGCGATACTGCGAATGCTGGTTTTACCACGGGCCGAAATACATGGCTACCCATCGCAGAAGACTATAAGCTCGTGAATGTAAAACGGGAACGCGGTGTGGCTTTGAGTCATTTAAACATCTTCAAGAATCTACAAGAACTAAGAAAAACGGCAACCTTACAGGATGGTGAGACAGAGGTTAAAGCGTTGAATGACTATGTCTTAGCCGTCAAGCG TTCACTAGGCGAAAATTACACTTACATAACACTGCTCAACATTTTCGATCACATTGAAAATTTCAACTTGCACGAACATTTTGCTGACCTGCCGGCGGAGTTCGAATACGTCTTGATAACCGATCGCTCCATCAAGCGAAAGGG CGATAAGACTCCCACCAGCAGCGTCACGCTTATGCCACACGAGTCCATTGTGCTGAAGTCCAGCGTTCGAGTTTAG
- the LOC105229650 gene encoding maltase A3-like, translated as MATRALMVVTLLAFCGCALTVAAKSWWETASFYQIYPRSFKDSDGDGVGDLNGVTSMLPYLKEIGITGAWLSPFLKSPMADFGYDVSNFTDVDPLFGTMEDFERLLAKAKELDIKILLDFVPNHSSDECEWFIKSAARDPVYKDYYMWHPGKLVDGKRQPPNNWISLFYGSAWQWHEGRQEYYFHQFDKKQPDFNFRNPAVREAMNNVLRFWLEKGVDGFRIDAIHHVFEIEADEDGNYADEPVSGWSNDPLNYGYVRHIYTIDQWENPHLVYEWRQVLEDYRAEHGGDERILMIEAWSALDIMMQYYGNETAEGGQIPFNFQLISYLDRNSDAYLYAEVINRWFQYMPTGRTPNWVIGNHDKSRVATRFGVERIDLFNILLLTLPGCSITYNGDEIGMTDVWISWEDTVDPQACNSAQEGYEWRSRDPARTPHQWSDTANAGFTTGQKTWLPISEDYKLVNVKRQRSVALSHLNVFKNLQQLRKTATLQDGETEVKALNNNVLAVKRSLRENYTYITLLNINIFDRIQNFNLHEHFADLPAEFEYVLITDRSIKRKGDKTPTSSVTLMPHESIVLRSSVRV; from the exons ATGGCTACACGAGCCTTAATGGTAGTGACTTTGTTAGCCTTTTGTGGTTGTGCACTCACAGTCGCGGCAAAGTCCTGGTGGGAAACCGCCTCGTTCTATCAGATTTATCCGCGTTCATTCAAGGATAGCGATGGCGACGGTGTTGGCGATCTGAATGGTGTCACCAGTATGCTACCATATCTGAAGGAGATCGGCATTACTGGCGCTTGGTTGTCTCCATTCCTCAAGTCGCCCATGGCAGATTTCGGTTACGATGTCTCCAACTTTACAGACGTCGATCCACTGTTCGGCACTATGGAGGACTTCGAGCGCTTGCTGGCCAAGGCCAAAGAGTTGGATATAAAGATACTTTTGGACTTTGTACCAAATCACTCTAGTGATGAGTGCGAATGGTTCATTAAATCGGCTGCTAGAGACCCCGTATATAAAGACTATTATATGTGGCATCCAGGTAAGTTGGTGGATGGTAAACGTCAGCCACCAAACAACTGGATCAGCTTATTCTACGGTTCGGCATGGCAGTGGCATGAAGGTCGCCAAGAGTACTACTTTCATCAGTTCGACAAAAAACAGCCGGATTTCAATTTTCGCAACCCCGCAGTGCGCGAAGCAATGAAT AATGTATTGCGCTTCTGGTTGGAGAAGGGTGTCGATGGTTTTCGTATTGATGCCATTCACCACGTCTTCGAGATTGAGGCTGATGAAGATGGTAACTATGCAGACGAGCCCGTGAGTGGTTGGAGTAACGATCCACTGAACTACGGTTATGTTCGCCACATTTATACAATTGATCAGTGGGAGAACCCGCATCTGGTGTATGAGTGGCGTCAGGTCTTGGAAGATTACCGAGCAGAGCATGGCGGTGACGAGCG TATTTTGATGATCGAGGCCTGGTCAGCCCTAGATATCATGATGCAATACTACGGTAATGAGACCGCAGAAGGTGGTCAAATACCCTTCAATTTCCAATTGATTTCTTATTTGGACAGGAATTCCGATGCATATCTTTATGCCGAAGTGATCAACAGATGGTTCCAATACATGCCGACTGGTAGAACACCTAACTGGGTG ATCGGAAATCACGACAAAAGTCGTGTGGCTACGCGCTTTGGTGTCGAACGCATTGACTTATTCAATATACTCTTGCTCACACTACCGGGCTGCAGTATCACTTACAATGGCGATGAGATCGGCATGACTGACGTGTGGATCTCCTGGGAGGATACTGTCGACCCGCAGGCGTGTAACAGTGCGCAAGAGGGTTATGAGTGGCGTTCACGCGATCCGGCACGAACACCCCACCAGTGGAGCGACACTGCGAATGCTGGTTTTACCACGGGCCAAAAAACATGGCTACCCATCTCGGAAGACTACAAGCTTGTCAATGTAAAACGACAGCGCAGTGTGGCTTTGAGTCATCTAAACGTCTTCAAGAATCTACAACAGCTAAGAAAAACGGCAACCTTACAGGATGGTGAGACAGAGGTTAAAGCGTTGAATAACAATGTCTTAGCCGTCAAGCG CTCACTACGCGAAAATTACACATACATAACGCTGCTCAACATTAACATTTTTGATCGCATTCAGAATTTCAACTTGCATGAACACTTCGCTGACCTGCCGGCGGAATTTGAATACGTCTTGATAACCGATCGCTCCATCAAGCGAAAGGG CGATAAGACTCCCACCAGCAGCGTCACGCTTATGCCACACGAGTCCATTGTGCTGAGATCCAGCGTTCGAGTTTAG